The Acetobacter oryzifermentans genomic interval AGGATCTACAAGCCAAGCTGGATGTAACGCTCCTGAAAATGGACAAGCTGATGGACACCGGAAATACGCAACTTGATGCACGCGGCAAAGATCTGCACGCAACGTTGGCCTCTGCTACAAAAACTCTGGATTCCTTGCAGGATATTCTCTCACCACGTTCTATCGACCGAGCAAATCTGGATGCCTCACTGCGAGATATTGCTGCTGCGGCGGCCTCCCTACGTGGCTTCGCCAGCGATGTGGAACGTAACCCGCAACTTCTGCTGATGGGACGCCGCCCATGATGTTTCCTCCTCGCCGTATTGCTCTGGCTTTTTTGGGAGCCTGTACCCTGCTTGCAGGCTGCGCCTCTCCTCCCCTCCGGCTTTACACACTTGGCATGCCGGGAGACCGGGACGTTCAGCAGCCGCACCTTTCTACCCGCTTGACCACCATAGAAATTAGCCGCACGGTACTGCCTGATTATCTTGATAGCCAGGATATGATCACCCGGCAGGGAGAAGAAGTTATTCGTAGCCCGCGCTCACGCTGGGCAACACGGCTCTCTCTCGGCATTACGGATTTGGTGACCAACGAAATTGCATCATCCCACCCCAACGAACTGATTACAGATCAGCCATTGGCCGATGCAGCCAATATGCGCGTTCAGATCAACGTTTCTCGTTTTGATGTGAATGTAGATGGGCAGGCGGTCTTGGATGCAAACTGGGCCGTTATCCCACGGGATCCTAAAAAGCCGCTTATTCGTAACCGTGCGCATCTTACAGCTACCGGGTCTGTTTCTACGGATGCGGATACAGCATCCTTAATGCGTAATCTGGTTATTCAACTGGCAGACCAAGTTAATCTGTCCATTCCATCCACGCAGTAACAAAGCTGCCCGATACAACCACTTACGCGTAATTTCTGGTTATATCGGGTTGGGCTTCTAACCCCGCTTTTTAACTGAAGCAGTTTTGCGCGGTTTTGCGGCTACTTTCTGAGCCACAGGACGTATTGTTTTTGCCGCAACAGAAGGCGCTGCTTTTTTGGTAGTGCGTGCAGCAACAGTTTTACTGGCAGCACGACGAGACACTGGCTTTCTTACAGGCTTTGCTGGCTTTTGTGTTTCTTCCAATTCTTCAGAATAAGAAAGACTAGCCTCAGCTCTGTGCGTTGCAATCAAACGCGCAATAAGCGCTTCATATTCAGCCAGATACGACTTGATACACAGAGTTTGTTCAGCTTTTTCTCTAACTGCGCGACGCAAACGGGTTGCCAGCGGCTTATTATTCAGCAGTTCCAACACACCATCGGCAATTTTGTCTGGTTCTGTAAACGGCACCAGCACAGCCGTTTCCTGATCTGTCAGAAATTCCTGTACTGGGGCTGTCGCGCTTCCAACAATAGCGCACCCCATAGCCATTGCCTCGCGCAGAGACCACGAAGCCACAAAAGGATATGTGAGATAAACATGCGCATCTGAACGTTGTAGAAGACGCAGAAAATCTGGGTAATCAACTTTACCAGCAAAGTGTACCCGGCTTAAATCCAGTTGCCCTTCCAACTCCTGAAGCATTTTCTCCCGCCAACAACCAGATGCCAGCGGTGCGCCGTAACTCACACCATCTCCCCCAACCATAATGACATGCGCGTTGGGTTCTTCTTCCAAAATTTGGGGAAGCGCACGCATAAACACATGGAAGCCGCGATAAGGCTCCAGATCGCGCGAAACATAGGTAATCAGCTTGTTCTTAGGTGAAATTTTGATATCACCCAGCTTGAATATCTTTTTTGCAAGTTTGGGATCTGGTTTACAGGTCTCCAGATCTACACCTTCACGCAGCACGGTAATTTTGTCTGCGGCCCATGCTGGGTAAGCGCTTTTCTGGAAATCAGTAGGCGTCTGGCCATAGCTGGGGCCAGTAAGAGCCAATAAGTTAATGGCGTTCTTGGCTCGCACAATAGGCAACATTTGAGGCCGAAGCGGAAATTCTGGATCAAACCCAACATCAAACCCAGGTTCTGTATGATAATAGAACTCAAAATACCCCAAGACAGGCACATCAGGGTACACATCCTGAATATTCAGCAGTTCTCCCCACCCGTGGTGGCCGATAATAATATCAGGCTGAAATCCTAGGTTTTTGAGGGTGCGAGCGGCTTTTTCCACTTCATTGGCCCGCACCATTCCCATATCCAACTCGCGCACGGCCAGATGAGCCTGTGCCGCAGCCCCACGGGGCATACGGTACCTTACCCGGCGCACACCCTTAATGGCGTTTTGATTATCTTCACTAATGAAAACAACTTCGTTATCACCGTTTTGCACCAGATGGCGCACAATGTGCAGATACTGGCCGGGAAAATTTTGATGGATAAAAAGGTATTTCAAACCTGCACCTGCGTGCTGCTCTAATCACAAATAAAAAACAGGCCCGATATTTCAACCGGGCCTGTTCCTACATATTTAACGGCGGGAAGGCTTGCGCCCACGTGCGCCACCGCGCCCTGCTGCTTTAGGCTTTGCCGCTTTCTGAGCGGTAGAAGAAGCACGACGAGGCTGAGGTTTGGCTGCGCGCCTTACTGGTTTAACCAGAATTTCCTCTTCAGCATCATCTTCTATTTCTTCTTCAAGGTCTTCTTCCTCAAGAAGTTCGGCTGCCTCTTCCAGAACTTCAGCTTCCAGTTCTTCTATTTCTTCTTCCAACAGAGCGGCCAAGTCTTCTGCGGCATTCTGCTTCCGTTTACGCCCACCCCGCTTGGCTTTACTTTCTGCATCACGCGGAAGAATTTCAACAAGGAAAGCTTCTAATGGTGCAAGGCTATCAGCTTCTACGGGTTCACCGTTATCAACAGGCCCAATTTTGGTGCCATCCGTAAAGCTGGCTGTAACTTGGCAAATGAATTTTTTAGCCGCAGCACCTTTCAGGCGCACACACAAACCCAAAATAGGCAATGCCATTCCGCGGCTGCCACAATACTGGCCACCTTCTACCCACGGAGAGAGCCACCCTTTACCCAGAACAGCCTGATATTCAATATCATCAGACTGAATGAGATGAGCGGGTGCGATACCAAAACCTTCAATCCATGCCTGGCTACCCGGCACACCCATCCATTCACCAAGGATACCGGTAACATCACCACGCCGTTGGATATGGGCCCCAATTTCTGGCTTCTGGGCCAGCGCAGCTTCTGCGGGTGCTGTTTCTTTTGGAGCAGCAGCGGCTCCTTCAGGTGCTACAGGTACAGCAGCAGTTGCAGGAACGGGCAACGGATCAGATTCCGCACTTAGCTGAATCACTTGCAAACGCGGTGCATCATGCCGCGTGTTCATTTCCTGATAAATAGTGATCATCACCTGTGCTGGGCCACGCCGCACACGTACCAATGCAGCATTGTTTCTGCCGCCCATCCAGCCATCTTGCTCAAACGTGACAATCTGCACATTGCCCGGAGCAGAAACAGGAGAAAGAGAAACACGAACCCCAGGCAAACCGGCAGATGTTGGCGGCTGCTGACCTGCTGCATGGCTGATGCAGAACAGACCGGTCTGGAGTGTCATCAGATGACCTGTGACTTTCAGATCAGTAATCCGCTGCTGGCTTGCCTGAGACATAAAACCTCTTCCATCCTAAATTTTCAGCTAAACTGTAAAACAAAAAAACACCGGTAAGTAAAGAAAGAGTTAGGTAAGCGAAAGCCTTCTTTTTTTCTCCATCTCTTTCCCCTTTTCCAGTAATTTCTTATTCAACTCCTGTATGGAAATACCAAACGGTACCACGCTTCCCAATCCTGTGGAACGAATGCGCTCTGCTGGGGCTCCCAGATCAAATGCAACAACATGCAATCCGGCTTTCCAGATATCTCCCAAAGCAAAACACCATGTTTCCGGCCATACAGACGGAAGCAAAGCGATGTCCGCATCTACTGCATGAATTAAGGAAACAACATCCTCTTTTTGGAACTCACCTGTTACAAAAATACGTTCTGTTTTTAACAATCGCGCATCATCACGTGTATGGCCTACAACCACAAACTCCAGCGGCAAATCGCGCAAAGCAGCATCCACTGCCAGTGCGAGCAAAATGTCATACCCTTTTTCTGGCCCTATTCCACCCACAACACACACCCGAATACGCGGTGCAGTGCGTTTAAGACCTTGCGCCAAAAATGCACTTGCTTGTGCTGTTTTACGTTCAACCTGAACTGGAAACTGAAATTGCTTTTTTAAAAAGCTGTCTTTTTCCAGCCTTCGCACAGAAAAACGGACATCAGAAAAATATTTTTGCATCCTTCGCCCTGTATCGCGCGAGGGCACAAAAACCTGCTCTGCTTTTTTTAGAAAAATATGTGCCGCTTTACGATAGGCCGCAACACTCAGCGTATCATCCACGCGCCGCCCTAGCACCGTCACGCACACTTCACATGTGGCCACATCGGGTTCACCGCAATAACGATTTTCCCACCCCATTAATGAAATACGCGGGCAAAACCAGATATAATCATGCACAAACACATCATATGCGCATTTCAAACGTGCAGGCAGGTCCATAACTTGCTGATCATGCCCGGCAGTTTGATGGAACTCAATTCGTCCCACGCCTTCTGCATGTAAGAGACGCAGCAAAAGCGCCATCTCCTTGGCAAACGTAAAATATAAGGAAGGATATTTTGCTGAGCTCCCCCCATCTTCCAGCACACATCCCTGCTCAGATGGACGTAAGATAAGTGGGCGTATTTTCCGGTCACACCAAAAGGCTATGCGCTCTTGCACCACCTTTTCCACACCACCACCTACGGCATGTGTGACCAACAAGACGGCTTGATCTGAAAAATCTTCTGCCCTGGCACTTCTAAAACGAACAAGATCAAGGCGCCTGCGTTCTGGAAAAAGTGGATCTGCCGCCATCCAGCGCGCAACGTAATCATGATACCCAGGATGCAATTGCTCCAGAACCTTTTGGTTCCGCACCATTAAGGGGCTGCCACTTTCTCCAAACGAACTGCTACCCACATGCGCCACAAAAACACCGGAAGCAACCATATGCTTCCACCCAAGAGCACGGGCACGCATACAAAAATCGTTTTCTTCACCATAGCCTTGTGCAAACACATCCTCACGGAGCAACCCGGTCTGCTGCAAACAGTCATGGCGAATATACATGCAAAAACCATGAGCCGTGGGCACTTCTACAGCACGCCCCCTATTGGCTGCCTGTGCCATTTGCATGAACATATCTGTTTCTTCCTGATCCGGTACCGGATTTGCACCGTTTTTATCTGGATAGGAAAAAATACTGGCATCATTAGAAAGCGGCGTTACTGTTCCTGTATCTGCTGCTGCATAGGCAATTTTGCGTAATGCTTCCAGCCATCCTTCTGCCACCAATGTATCGCTATTCAGCAAGACAGCATCATGCGCAATGAGATGACGAAGCGCTTCGTTTACCGCACATGGGAATCCACCATTGCGCGCCCTTTCCAGATACCGGAAACCTGCCTGCTGACAAAAAACTGAAACAGAGGTGACCAAATCTGGCTCCGGGGATGCATCATTCACCACCCAAACGTGCACAGCGTCTTTTGGTTTCAGACTTGCTCGCACACTATGCAAACATGCTAAAGTAAGCATAGCATTTTTAAAAACTGTAATAACAACAACGGTTCCAGCAGTATCACCCAAAACCTTTGGTTGTGCGCCGCCATCTTCCATAACTGGAATAGGTATAATTTTTGGAACAGACACGCATGATTGAGACAGATCTTTCCCTTTGGTCTGCTCTGCTATGTAGTGTGCAATCTGGCTAACCCCAGAACGCAGCATATCCGGATCTATCGGACTCCCGGCTAGATCTTTTCCATCAGGCCCCACCACCCTTACCGGACCTTCTGGCAATGCAGAAAAAGAAACTGTGAACGCCCTATATCGCGCTAATGGTTGTTTTGAACTCACAGAATCACAAAAATCTTCTGCGGAAAATGTTAGAATTTTCTTATTTGTTTTTGCATCTAGAATGTTCAAAAGAGGCGCGTTATCGGAATCATGCGGCAGCCAGACCCAGCCTGTCAGTCCTTCTTCTCCTGCATCCACCAATCCTTCGCACTGCATGATTTTTTGTGGACACACACCGCCATCTGGAAAAATCATGCCCTGAGCAGGCATTATGCAAAGCGTATGCGCCGTTTGCCACCCTGATGGACAAAACCAAGCCCCCTTTTTACGCATGGCTTTTTTTAGATGACCATCAACAACCAGTTGCAGTCCTTTTGCTGGAAGGCCTACCCCTACAATTTGGCCATTCCCCCGCACTCCATACCAACTGGGCACGCCATTCAAACGTGCAATAATTGTTGCCAATTTTTCTATATCTGGTGTGCAGGCATAATATGTGAGCAAATGCCGTATAGAGAGCAAAGCCTGATACCCAACACCATTGGCCTGCTTTAATGTTGCCCGCAGGCTCCACCCTTCACGAAAATCAAATTTTTCTAAAAGCTGATCTAAAAGTTCAACAGCAGCATCATTGTCTCCCATTGCCTGACGCGCCAAAATCAGCGCAAACATAACATGTGGGTTATCACGCGCTTGTCTGTTCGCTCTTTCCAGCCAATCCCGCGCTAGGGCGTAAGATCCTGCTTGCCAGGCAACATTTCCCTGCCTGAAAGATTCCTGTGCGGCCGCACTTGCGCGTTGTTCATACGCAGTTCGGTCTGCCTCCGTGACAAACCCTGCCTGCTGACTCTCAGACTGTTTCAGGGCTGCCATAAATATGCACCTACTCTCTTAATTATACTGTAAAATAAAATACCAAACCTTTTGAAATTTGAAGAAATTTTCTAAGAAGGTGCTTTGACGCCCTCATCAACTCCAAGCTTGGAAAGCTCAATACTTGCTTGCAGAATATTCTGCTTTTCTGCTTTGCGATACCAAGATCTGGCTTCTTCCAGGTTCTTGTCTCCACCAATTCCATTGGCCAGATAACGCCCCATCATCAACTGCGCGAGGGCATGACCGCCTTCTGCCGCCTGCTGAAACCATGACCGTGCCAGAACCAAATCTTCTGGAATTTCATGCCCGCCACCATACATGGCGCCAATAGAGAACATAGCATCCACATTGCCAGAATCCGCTGCTTTTCTATACCACTGTAGGGCCTGTGGATGATCTTTTACACCACCTGTTCCTGTAATCAGCAAGTGTCCATAGGTAAGCTGCGCTTCGGTCATACCAGATTCAGCAGCCTTTTCCATCCACTCCCGCCCTTCTTGAGGGTTACGTTCTGCACCGCGTCCCTCTAGCAGCATACGTCCATACCAATACTGCGCATTTACAACCTTATCGGCAGCTTTACGTATCCACTTAAGAGCCTCTTCCTCATTCTTCTGAGAGCCAAGCCCTTGGGCAAGCGCAACACCAACATTAAACGCAGCCAGAAAATCATCCTGTGCCGCAGCTTTCCGATAACATTCTAAAACTTCGGCAGCTTCTGCTGTGGGAACAATACCTGCCAAGGCCAGATTGCCCAATTCAGCCGTAGCTTCCTTATCGCCTTGCTCTGCTGCAATTTTAAACCACTGCGCGGCTGCCTGCGGATCTTTTGGTACCCCCGTGCCACTCAGATAAATATTGCCTAATATACGACTGGACGCTGCATGCCCCTGATCCGATGCAAAACGATACCAAGAAATAGCTTCTGCATAATTGGGGGGCATATCGCCTCCCCGTCCGTGCATATCCCCCAAAATGGCAGCGGCTTCACCATCCCCCGCCAATGCGGCACGCCTTAACCACGTTTCACCTCGCACAGTATCACGCGCAACGCCTTTGCCAGAAAGCAGGGCCAAACCATATTTTGCTTGCGCACCACGAACTTTCTTTTCCGCTGCTTTTGCAAAATATTGTGTGGATTCAGGAATGTTTTGCGGAATACCTATGCCACGTTCCGCCATAACACCCATAAGATATTGGGCAGTACCCATATCGCCATCAGCAGCTTTTTTTAGCTCAACTGCGGCATCTGCATAATCTTCCTGCGTTTTTGCTTTAGCAAGCGCTGCAAGACCAAGCCCCAGATGCCCCTGCACGCAACCACTGGCAGCAGCCTTTTGATACCAATCCAAAGCCTGTTCAGGATTACGAATTTCTTCCGGGCCAGCTGTTAAAATATACCCATACAGGGCCTGACCATCAGCATATCCAGCCTCTGCTGCACGCTGGGCCCAGTGTGCAGCTTTAATAAAATCGGGCTCTCTCTTGGTTTGCTCGGCAGAATTATCAAAAATTGATTTCGGTGCTTGATCTTCCACTTCCTGTGGCAGACCATGCAGATACAACGTTGCAAGAATAAAAGAAGCCTGCGCCCATCCATTCTGGGCAGCACGGCGCATCCAGCGTGCGCCTTCCACCAAATCTGGCGGCGCCCCTTTTGCCGTTAAATAACATTGACCTACTAGAAATTCGGCCTCTGGAGATCCTTCCCGTGCAAGAACGGCCAGTTGGCTGAACGCGACATTAGGTTGGTTTTCCAGTTGTGCTTTGGCCTGCTCAAGCCGCGTTTGTATATCTTTGCCCGACTTGCCAAACGTTTTCTGAAACAGTTTCCAGACCAAAGCACCAACCCTCTACAACTCAGAGTATTATATTTCACCCTTTCTAATCAGGGTTCGCGCATACCATTTGTCATCAATGGCACAAAGCTGTTCAGCATATATTGCATGATAGTACGCTTACCAACACGAATATCCGCCGTAACTGGCATACCTGGCTGTGGGTGAAAGAAATTGGGCACATTATGCAATGTATATTTATCTACCCGCAGACGAACTCTGTAAAAGGACTTGGAAGTGTTATCTGGCGTAACATCTTCTGAGCTTGGCCCACTTCCGTTACCCGACACAAAAGAGTCTGCACTGATAGTTTTTACAGTTGCTTCAGCACCACCATATTGCTGGAAAGGGAAAGTCGCAAACTTCACCAAAGCTTTATCACCAAGACGCACAAAACCTGCATCTTCTCCGGACATAGCAGTTTCAATTTCCAGCCCCTTACCTACAGGCACAAGAGTCATAATTTTTTCGGCTGGCGTTACAACAGATCCGACTGAAACTTTGGCAATATTAAGCACAACAGCATCTTCATCCGCTTTAAGCCCGACCATACTGTTATGTAAAACAGCTTTTTGATAAGAGCCTTTGGCTTCGGACAGCTTATGCTGCGCGGAAATCAGATCTTTATAAATCTCTGCTTTCCACGTTTGAATGTAACCTTCTTTTTCAGATATAGCAGCCGCCAGTTTATTCCGTGTTGAAGATGCCTGCTGCTGGGCCGAAATCTGTGAGCGCTCAACTTCCATCAAATCGTTCTGAGCACTTAAAGTGGAAAGTCGGCTACCTACCTGATCCTTCTGCAACTGCATACGCATTGTATGCACATCACCAGCTACCTTTGCGCGAGCGGCATACATTGCAGCATTTGCAACGTAACCCTGTAAATCACTTTGCAAACTGGCAATCTGCCTGTTGTAGTTTTCAACTTTAGCATCAAATTCTGCCATCCGTCGCAAATAGGCTTCGCCCTGCGGCAAGGTTGCAGCATTGTTTAGGTCGGGTTTGTAAGTCTGTCCATTAGCTTCTGCTGTAAGGCGATCCACCTCTGCTTGATACTGATCCATCTGAGTTTTCAGATTTTCACTATCTGCACCAGTTTGCGTGGGGTCTAGATGCGCAAGAATATCACCTTTATGGACAAAATCCCCTTCCCTCACATCAATAGACCGCACAATTGATGTATCCAAAGGCTGTATTACCAATGAAGCTTCACTGGAAACCAATCGCCCTTGAGTAGAAACAACACGATCCAGCGGAAACACTGTAAGCCCGATTAAGGAAAACAGCATCAATCCGCCAATAATCCAAATCATATACTGAGCGGTGGGCGTGGGTGGCATATTGACCAGCGCCGCCGTTGGAGAATGAAACTCCAACAATGCAACGGGCATATCCCCTGGTGCATACGGATCATCCGCCTGCTTAAGGAAATCATCCGAAGAGGGCACTACCTCTTGCTGCTGGTTATTGCCTGAAGAACCTTGTGGCACAATATGTGCATCCTGTTCGCTCATGGGATTATTCTCCTTCCGCGATCAAAGATGCATCTCCAGATTGGGCACGAGATTCCGTATGCCGGTTCTGCTGCATCCAAAGTGTCCGATAAATATCACACCGTTCAAGCAGAACGTCATGTGGCGCAATATCAACCACTGCGCCCTGATCCATCACGCAGATCTGATCACAATTCACCAAAGAAGATAGTCGATGAGAAACAATCACCATGGTACGGCCTTTACCAATCCGTTCCAGGTTGGCGTTAACCAAAGCTTCACTTTCTGGATCCAAAGCAGACGTTGCTTCATCCAAAATCATTAGCTTAGGATCAGTAATGACAGCACGCGCAATGGCAAGGCGCTGGCGTTGCCCACCAGAAATATTGGTTGAACCTTCCTCAATAAAGGTTTCGTAACCTGCTGGCATCCGCTCGATAAATTCTTCAGCACCTGCCATTCTGGCAGCGTGAACGACATCATCTATCGTAAACCCTGGGCGGCCAGCGGTAATGTTATCACGAATAGTGCCACGGAACAGGAAGTTATCCTGCAACACAACCCCGAACGAACGGCGCAAATGGGTTAGATTAATTTCACGCAGATCAACACCATCCAGCTTGAGATAGCCTGTATAAGAACGGCTAACACCTTGTAGCAGACGTGTAATGGTGGATTTACCCGAGCCGCTTCGGCCAACAAGCCCAAGCATGGTGCCTGCGGGAACTGAGAAGTTTACATCCTTCAAAGCCAGCCGGGTAGAACCTGGATAAGAAAAATTCACATTTTCAAAGGAAAGCGCCCCCTGAATACGTGGACGCATACCCGTTGTAAGGGCTTGTGTTTCTGTAGGCTGGTTCAACACCGAGGCAGCTTCCCCCAAGGATGCCATGACTTCATTGAAGTCATCCATAAGCCTTGCCACTCCAACCAACGGAGCAGCCACACGGCCACCCAGCATCATGAACGCAATCAAGCCGCCCACGCCCACTGTGCCGGGGCTAACAAGAGCCAGATAGGCACCCACAAGAATGATGCCACGACTGATAAACAGATCTAGCGGCATAACCAATGTTTGAGGCCAGTTTGAAAAACGCCCCACGGCAAGCTTCCAGCGGATAACGTTTGCCGTAGCATCATCCCATGTCTGTTTGCGGATTGGCTCCAAGGCCAATGTTTTCAGCGTACGAATACCAGCCACGCTTTCATACAAAATGGCGCTTCGTTCCCGGTCTGCTGCAAGCTGATTCCCCATCAGCTTGGCCAGCGGCCCCATAGCCACCACCACAATCAAACCAATAAGGCCAGCACACGCCACAGTCATCCATGCCAGCGTCGAACTGAGAATGAACAGGAAAGGCAAAATAACAACCAGTGTGAACAAATCCAGAAAGGTCGACATCAGCCGACCTGTCAGAAAATCTCGCACTTTATAAATGGCCATTACACGCCCAAGCACGTTCCCCGCCTGTTGCCGTTCAAAATACTCCAACGGCAAGGATACAAGACGATTAAACAGATGCAGTGAAATACGAGAATCGATACGCGTTGTGAGCACCAAGGACAGCTCACGTCGGGCGTAACTGATTAAAACTTCATAAATCGAAAATATAAACAGCAACCCAGAAATCGACACAAGTGTCGACATCGAATGGTAGCCTACAACCTTGTCCACCACCTGCATAACAATAAGCGGGGGGAAAATTTGCAACAAACTCAATGTCATGGATGCAATGCATATATCACGCAAGGAGCGCTTTTCACGCAGCACCATCTTAGCCAGCCAACCCAGACTGACTGGTGCCTCGGCTTCTGATTGCCCTTTGCGCTGCTTAATAAGCAGAATATCGCCCGTCCAGATTTGGGACAAGCGCAGCTCATCCACCGGCACGGCGGCTACGGCAGCCCCTTTAAGCGGATCTTGCAGCCATACAACACCACGCTCTGGTGTTGCGTTGGTCATCAACGCTGCCGAACCATCACGGAACATCAGAACGATTGGCGGCGAGTTCACCATCTTAACAAGATAACGCCACTTTATCCGTATTGCCTTTGCAACAGCACCCTGATCTTCCAACCAGCGCACCAACGTTGCAGGAGATGGCGTATTTTCCCCCGGTTCTGCCGCAAAATCACGGATATCCAGCTCCAGACCGTGATACTTGGCAGCTGCAATAACAGCTTTCAGCCTGATAACCGGTGCAGAAACAGGAGCCCCTTGGCCGCGCTCTGTATTTGAAGAAGAACCGGCCTGTTCCGGCACATGATCAGTCTGGTCCACGCACAACCCTTTTGGTTAAACCAACTCAACAAACAGCAATACCGTACAAATATAGCAGAGACTTGTTCGCCCGGCACATGCGCCGTTATGACAGGAGAAGACACACTCTCCAAGTTTTTCTATGTGGTTTATCACAAAATCCATGAAGAAAACGAAGCAGTACCTAAAATTAGAAACCATTTTAATCAGGAAATTGATAAAAAGAATTTAAAAACCCTTCTTTCCGCAACCGGTTGCGCACTTTTTGTGCTTCATTTTCGCAACATATAACCCATACCGAGCGATAAGGCTCGCAGCGCCCCAGAACACTTTGTTGAGCCTGCGCCAGCAAAAAAGCCGATAGCCCTCCTTGCCCCACACAACAGACGCATTGGGCAGAATGACGCCCCAATTCTGGCCCCAGCACTCCGCTCCAGCGCCAGACATGCTGCCATTTTGCCTTCTGTTCTTCTGTTACTTCTGTATTAACAAGTAAAAGTGCATCTTTGTGCCCGTATGCTGCATCATCTGGCACCGATGTACAAACATGCAGCATTATCCGGCCATCCTTGGGCTTTGCGCTCTGCTTCATAAGGCTAGTGGACATACGGGCTGCTCTCTGAAATAACGTGAAACCCTGTGCTTTGCGGTGTTGGGAAAGCACTCTTCCCTTTCCTTTTATATTT includes:
- a CDS encoding peptidase domain-containing ABC transporter encodes the protein MDQTDHVPEQAGSSSNTERGQGAPVSAPVIRLKAVIAAAKYHGLELDIRDFAAEPGENTPSPATLVRWLEDQGAVAKAIRIKWRYLVKMVNSPPIVLMFRDGSAALMTNATPERGVVWLQDPLKGAAVAAVPVDELRLSQIWTGDILLIKQRKGQSEAEAPVSLGWLAKMVLREKRSLRDICIASMTLSLLQIFPPLIVMQVVDKVVGYHSMSTLVSISGLLFIFSIYEVLISYARRELSLVLTTRIDSRISLHLFNRLVSLPLEYFERQQAGNVLGRVMAIYKVRDFLTGRLMSTFLDLFTLVVILPFLFILSSTLAWMTVACAGLIGLIVVVAMGPLAKLMGNQLAADRERSAILYESVAGIRTLKTLALEPIRKQTWDDATANVIRWKLAVGRFSNWPQTLVMPLDLFISRGIILVGAYLALVSPGTVGVGGLIAFMMLGGRVAAPLVGVARLMDDFNEVMASLGEAASVLNQPTETQALTTGMRPRIQGALSFENVNFSYPGSTRLALKDVNFSVPAGTMLGLVGRSGSGKSTITRLLQGVSRSYTGYLKLDGVDLREINLTHLRRSFGVVLQDNFLFRGTIRDNITAGRPGFTIDDVVHAARMAGAEEFIERMPAGYETFIEEGSTNISGGQRQRLAIARAVITDPKLMILDEATSALDPESEALVNANLERIGKGRTMVIVSHRLSSLVNCDQICVMDQGAVVDIAPHDVLLERCDIYRTLWMQQNRHTESRAQSGDASLIAEGE